The genomic interval GGTCCAGCCCCGATTAAATATACCTTTCCTTTTTTCATCAGCTTGCGATCTCACCGTTTATGGATGGATTATTTCTGCTGTAAACCTCATTAAGTATCTCCCTCGCACCTCTTGAAAGTAAATCTTCTGCCAGCTTGATTCCGATATTTTCTGCATCATTCGGTATGCCTTCTATATGACCTCTTATAATTGTATCCCCTGAAACGCTTCCCACAAGCCCATCCATTAAAACTCTGCTGTCAATTAATCTGGCATATGCTGCGATAGGAACCTGACATCCACCTTCGAGTTTTTTCAGAAATACCCTTTCTGCCCTGACACATATGGAAGTTTCCGGGTGGTTCAATGGTGCGATGAGATTGTTTATGAATTCATCATCAATCCTGCATTCAATTCCTATTGCTCCCTGACCTATAGCAGGAAGGCTTACTTCAGAGGGAAGGATCTCAGTAATCCTCTCCGCCCATCCGAGCCTCTTAACACCTGCAGCAGCAAGGATTATTGCGTCAAACTGTCCCTCATCCAGTTTCCGCAGCCTTGTATCGAGATTTCCACGGAGTTGCTCTATCTTTAAATCAGGCCTTATACTGAGCAATTGACATGAGCGTCTGAGACTACTTGTGCCGATAGTCGCACCATGCGGCAGGTCTCTAAAATTTGAAATTTGAAATTTGAAATTTGAAATTCGTGATAGGAATGCATCTCTCGGATCCTCTCTTTTTGTTATCACTGCGAGATGTAATCCTTCGGGAAAATCTGTTGGCACATCTTTCATGCTGTGCACAGCTATGTCTGCCTCATTCCTTAAAAGTGCTTCTTCAATTTCTTTTACGAAAAGCCCCTTGCCCCCTACTTTTGCGAGAGGGACATCTAAAATCTTGTCGCCTGTGGTCTTTATTTTATTAAGCTCTATTTCTAATGTGGGATAGAGTTTTTGCAGTTCAGACTTAATCCATTCAGCCTGCCAGAGCGCAAGCTTACTGCCTCGAGTGCCTATAATAATTTTATTCTTCATTCTCATCTCCATTTATTCCATACAATTTTTTTATCATGGCTATCAGTTCATCCCTGTCATCTGTATCTTCTTTTAGAGCTACTGTTGGCGGGTGTATGAGCTTGTTGATTATAGCTGTC from Dissulfurispira thermophila carries:
- the hemC gene encoding hydroxymethylbilane synthase, which produces MKNKIIIGTRGSKLALWQAEWIKSELQKLYPTLEIELNKIKTTGDKILDVPLAKVGGKGLFVKEIEEALLRNEADIAVHSMKDVPTDFPEGLHLAVITKREDPRDAFLSRISNFKFQISNFRDLPHGATIGTSSLRRSCQLLSIRPDLKIEQLRGNLDTRLRKLDEGQFDAIILAAAGVKRLGWAERITEILPSEVSLPAIGQGAIGIECRIDDEFINNLIAPLNHPETSICVRAERVFLKKLEGGCQVPIAAYARLIDSRVLMDGLVGSVSGDTIIRGHIEGIPNDAENIGIKLAEDLLSRGAREILNEVYSRNNPSINGEIAS